From the Methanobacterium sp. CWC-01 genome, the window GTCTTAATATTATATTTGGACTAATTCTATTTAAGTTCTATTTGGTCTAGTACCGTTATGAACTGGTCAGCATGGGTTAAGGTTAGATGGTATGTCTCGTACATGTAAGTTTCGTAGAGAATAGTGGGGATTCCTGATTTAATTAAGGGAATGGCTACGTATTGTGGGCTGGTAGGATTTGGGGGAGTGAATATTGATAGCCAATTTATTTTATTGACCAGTTGGGAAGCGGCGTTATCTGCGGTGGGTGACTCGGCGGGTACGTAGATGAATCTCCTTTTCTCATAGTTTCCCCGGTTGGAGTGCACATCCACCACCAGATCAAATTTTTGTTTCTGGATATCTGGCACGATATATTGTCTGGCTAGGTTTTGGCCGTGATCTCTTCCCTTTTCATAATCATCTGCATCCCGGGTGATGTTGACTCTATAGATGTAATAACAATTTTGGAGAGTGTTGTTCTTTTCTTTTAAGGATTCTATAAAGGCCAAATGGGCCTGGGATTCCAGGGGATGTATACCCGCAATTATGGCAATTTTAGTTGGTGAACTTGGATTTCCATAAGGACCTTCCCTGGTCACAGAGCCGTAATCCGAGGATCCTAGGGTGACAATGCTAAAAGGAGTTACATTACTGGGGCTAAATGGATTATCTATTGGGCTCAGGACCTCAGATAAATTCGGAGTGAGATTATTAGTTGGGCTGAGGGAATTATAGAAGTAGAATGCTACTATAACGCAGAATATGGCAACTAAAATAACAATAATGAATAATTTGCGGTTTCTATCCATACCCCAATCTCACCTAAAATCATGAAGGCTTCTTCAATACTATTAATACAAGCTATTGAAACATAAAATTATTTCTAAATAAACTGAGTGATTATCATGAGAACATTAGTGGTTTTTTATTCCAGATCGGGCCATACTCGCTTGGTAGCTGAAGAGATTAGAAATAATCTTGATTGTGATATGGAAGAAATCTTTGACACTAAAAACAGGTCAGGCCTGTTAGGATTGTTAGGACTTTTGAAGGATAGAAATCAGAAATTAACTATTTTGAAGGATTTAAAAAATGATCCGTCGGATTATGATCTTTTGATTATAGGATCACCAGTTTGGGGAGACAGGGTATCTATACCGGTCAGGACCTATATGCACCAGAACCAGGAAAAATTCAAGAATGTTGCATTTTTCTCCACAGCAGGAGGAGATAAATTCGATGGAGTTTTTAACGAAATGAAAGAACTTTGTCAAGCATCTCCAGTCGAAAATCTAGGTGTGAGAGGTATGGCTCTCAAAGATGATAGTTATAAATCAAAAGTAGCTGAATTTGTAGAAAAAATCCAATAAATGGTACTATTACCTTGAGATGAATCCACTTCTTCCTTTGTTTAACTTCAGGAGAAACCCTCTATTGGATATTAGTGTAAATTATTTCTGTTAGATCCCGACCATTTGAAAATTTAAAAAAAATTATTAGCCCTGGTTTACAGAATATAGTTGGGTCTATAATTTTTTAGGAAGTGGGGGTCTTGGAAGAAACTAAAAAAAGTGGACAAAAATCAGAGTACATCGCTGCCATAATCTTTAACCTGATTTGGTGGTACATCGTTAACAACTTGCTCAACTGGAAGGTTTACTTTGTTACCAACGCTTTTAATGAAGTTTTATGGATCATTAACCTGTCAATAATAGTTTCAATCATCGGAAACGCCCTGCTCCTTTTCTACAGTCCAGAAAGGCTCCGACATGGAGTGAAAATATTTATTAATATTGTCAGTTTCATCGCCGTATACCTGGTCTGGGAGCTGTTCCCCTTCAATTTCTACAATTCATTCTATGATTGGCTCTTCAGTCTCCTGTTGATACTGGGTATGATCGGAATTACTATCGCCACTATAGTAGAAATTTACCTGTTGGTAACTGGAAAACCAAAATTAACCGGCAATTAAACTGGGTTTCTATCTATTACAGATATAACACGGGTCTGTTTGTTATTAGTTAGCTTATACGTTTCTTACCCATAGTTGCATAAAAAAGGGAAAATAGTTGGTAGATGAGGAAATTTGATTATTTCTTTTTGATTTTAACTGTGGTATCCATGCTTTGTTTATCTAAGGTAACGACTATCGTTGCTGTTCCTGTATTAGAGCTGCTAAAGTTAGTAGTGGCTTGTCCTTCGGAGGTGGTAGATGAAATTAAACTGATTTGGCCCATATTAGTGGTGAAATATACAAATGTTCCGTCAGGTACATGTTTACTATATGTAGATAGGGTGTTTTCTCCTATATTATTGATAGTAAGATCTGCGGTGATGATTGCTGTTTCTATGGTGGAGATGGTTTGTTTTTTGGGTGATAAGGATAGTATCAGCCAAGTATCAGCATTTACTTTACCAGTTTCGCTGTTTATGATTTGTGGTTGAGATTTATCTATAGGATTATTATTTGATCCCCACCAGTTATTTTGAGCATTAATTATGCCTGTTCCTTGGTTTTCTAATCCATAATTTTGGTTAAAAACTATGCGGTTAAAATGAATCTCGGCTACACTACTTCCTTGTAATAAGATTCCATCGTATGTATTGTTATTGATGGTGTTTTCAGATATTTCAGTACCTAGACCAGAATTTAGAAGGTATATGCCATTTTTTTGAGTGAACTCGTTTATTTCATTTCCATTATCACTTATCACATTATTGTTGACGAGATTTCCACTACTATTAGTGATGCTGATTCCGTTGTAGCCATTGCCAGTGATGTTATTTCCATTGATGATTTGGTTGTATGAAGAAGTTTCTATTGAGATTCCATTTTGGCTATTGCTTGTGATGGTATTGCCTGAGATTGTATTAGCACTTGAATTATTATTGATCTTGATTCCGTCCCCTTTGTTGTTGGTGATGGTGTTATCCAAAACTATATTATCACTTGTACCATCAGTGAGTAAAATACCATCATAAAATACTGTGCCAGTGATGGTGTTACCCGAGATTACATTACCCCTTGCTTCAGAGTAATGAATCATGATTCCATAATAAATACTGCCTTTGATGGTGTTACCCGAGATTACATTACCAGCTGAAGCAAATCGGATGGTGACTCCATAGTTTTCGCTGTTGGTGATGATGTTGCCTGTGACGGTATTATCATTTGCATTTCTGATTTGTATTCCTTCACCGTTTTTGGTGAGTATGTTTCCTGAGACAGTGTCATTATATGCATGCCAGAGTCTGATTCCGTCCCAAATGTTGTTGGTGATGGTGTTATCGGTGATTGTGTTCCTATGTCCATAACCATAGTCCCAGATTCCAAAAAAGTTGTTATAGACGGTGTTTCCAGAAACAGTATTATCATCTGATTCACTCCTGATACCTATTCCTATCCCTCTGTTGTCTGTGATGGTGTTTGCTGACACATTGTTATCATTGGAACCATTATTGAGTTGGATTCCGGTATCATTGTTCCTGGTGACGGTGTTAGAGTTGATTGTATTACCGACACCATTGTTGATGTTGATTCCGTAATATATGTTGTTGGTGACGGTGTTGTCTGTTATTTGTACGTTATTCACGTTATCAAGGAATATACCGTCTAATCCACCGACAATGTTTAAACCTTGGATGACGCTTCTAGTCGCATCGCTTAATATGCTTATAACTGGTTTACTGTTATCCGCTCCTTGAATCGTTACTGTTCCATCTCCTGCTGATTTAAGAGTCACCTCAGGGATATTAATCACAATATTCTCGGTGTAAGTACCTGCATGTATGTTAACCTCGCCACCGGGTGCAAGCGAATCTATTGTTTCTTGGATGCTATCACCAGGATAAATATCCCAAGCATTTAGATCACGTAAAAATATATCTGAAACTTGATTATTATCCATAGCCACAAGGTTGCTAGCAGTAGAATAGAAGACTATACGGTACCCATTACCACTTACACTCCAAACATAACAATCACCATTAGCTTGAGTACCATCTTTGTCTACACTAACTCGGGTGGTGGTTGCGGTGACCATATCACGTACAAAAACATGTAAAAGACCGTTATTATCACCGGAAACCAAGTTTGTTGACCACGAATCAAAGGTTATAAAGCGTCCGTCGCTGCTAATACTAGGAATTCCACTGTAACTGTTGCCCCCTGTTCCTCCTGATGACACGCTTACTTGGGTAGTGGTTCCGGTCAACATATCGTGTAGAAAAACATCCCAATTACCATTGCTATCACCCAAGGCCAGATTATTAGCTGCTGAGTCGAAGGTTATGAAGCGTCCATCAGCACTAATAGGCAAGACACCCGTAGAACTCAGACTATTTGCTTGAATTCCACCAGTTGCAACACTAACTCGGGTGGTGGTTCCCGTGATCATATCGTGTACGTAAACATCCAACGCACCGTTGCTATCACCGGTTACTAGGTTGTTTGCCCAGGAATTGAAGGTGATGTATCTTCCATTTGCGTTTATGCCTGGAACCATACTCCTATCATTAGCTTGTGTTCCGTCGGTCGCGATACTTACGATGTTAGTGGTCTTGGTTTGAGTGTTATAGAGGAAAATGTCAGTTAATCCGTTATTGTCATTAGTAACCAGATTATTCGCATCTGAAGCATAAGTTATGTAATTTCCATCAGCACTTATACTGGGACGATACTGCCAATTGTTACCCCCATTGGTGGCAAAACCCACCAAAGTAGTGGTACCAGTGGTCATATCATGTAAAAAAATGTCCCAAGCAGTATTAGTATCAGCCGATACCAAATTACTAGCAACTGACATAAAGGTTACAAAACGTCCATTAGCACTAATACTAGGAAAATCACTCGCACCATTAGCTTGACTACCATCAGAGGCCAAACTAACCCTGCTAGTAGCATTAGTTTGAGTATCCCGCAGGAATATATCAGTTACACCATTATTGTCATTTAGTACCAGATTACTAGCATCAGAGGCAAATGCTACATAGCGCCCATCACTACTAATACTCGGATAAGAACTCCCCCCATTAGCTAGTTCTTGCTGTGAATTTACAGACACTAATTCCGTGGTAGCAGCAGATGCGGCTCCACAAAAAACAAACAAAAATAGGAATAGAGCTAATAAAATCAAAATTTTCTTGTGAAAAAATTTCAAATTACTACCCCCCCAACAGTAATTCCAGTCTTAATATTATATTTGGACTATTCTATTTAATTTCTATTTGGTCTAGTACCGTTATGAACTGGTCAGCTTGTTTTTTGCTTTGATTATATGGCTCATACCCATAAGTTTCATAGATAATAGCAGGTATTCCTGATTTAATCAAAGGAATGGTCACATAAGCTGGACTAGTGGGGTTAGGAGGGTCATATATAGACAGCCA encodes:
- a CDS encoding right-handed parallel beta-helix repeat-containing protein, which translates into the protein MKFFHKKILILLALFLFLFVFCGAASAATTELVSVNSQQELANGGSSYPSISSDGRYVAFASDASNLVLNDNNGVTDIFLRDTQTNATSRVSLASDGSQANGASDFPSISANGRFVTFMSVASNLVSADTNTAWDIFLHDMTTGTTTLVGFATNGGNNWQYRPSISADGNYITYASDANNLVTNDNNGLTDIFLYNTQTKTTNIVSIATDGTQANDRSMVPGINANGRYITFNSWANNLVTGDSNGALDVYVHDMITGTTTRVSVATGGIQANSLSSTGVLPISADGRFITFDSAANNLALGDSNGNWDVFLHDMLTGTTTQVSVSSGGTGGNSYSGIPSISSDGRFITFDSWSTNLVSGDNNGLLHVFVRDMVTATTTRVSVDKDGTQANGDCYVWSVSGNGYRIVFYSTASNLVAMDNNQVSDIFLRDLNAWDIYPGDSIQETIDSLAPGGEVNIHAGTYTENIVINIPEVTLKSAGDGTVTIQGADNSKPVISILSDATRSVIQGLNIVGGLDGIFLDNVNNVQITDNTVTNNIYYGININNGVGNTINSNTVTRNNDTGIQLNNGSNDNNVSANTITDNRGIGIGIRSESDDNTVSGNTVYNNFFGIWDYGYGHRNTITDNTITNNIWDGIRLWHAYNDTVSGNILTKNGEGIQIRNANDNTVTGNIITNSENYGVTIRFASAGNVISGNTIKGSIYYGIMIHYSEARGNVISGNTITGTVFYDGILLTDGTSDNIVLDNTITNNKGDGIKINNNSSANTISGNTITSNSQNGISIETSSYNQIINGNNITGNGYNGISITNSSGNLVNNNVISDNGNEINEFTQKNGIYLLNSGLGTEISENTINNNTYDGILLQGSSVAEIHFNRIVFNQNYGLENQGTGIINAQNNWWGSNNNPIDKSQPQIINSETGKVNADTWLILSLSPKKQTISTIETAIITADLTINNIGENTLSTYSKHVPDGTFVYFTTNMGQISLISSTTSEGQATTNFSSSNTGTATIVVTLDKQSMDTTVKIKKK
- a CDS encoding flavodoxin family protein, giving the protein MRTLVVFYSRSGHTRLVAEEIRNNLDCDMEEIFDTKNRSGLLGLLGLLKDRNQKLTILKDLKNDPSDYDLLIIGSPVWGDRVSIPVRTYMHQNQEKFKNVAFFSTAGGDKFDGVFNEMKELCQASPVENLGVRGMALKDDSYKSKVAEFVEKIQ